Proteins from a genomic interval of Verrucomicrobiota bacterium:
- the def gene encoding peptide deformylase gives MIRPVVHYGEPILRQKGKPVGEITAEVRAFVADLFDTMYEAKGIGLAAQQAGRAWQIFIIDVRGVTDRPSTIEWEGHPPEVERCMPLVFIDPKVRPLGAEAAGPEGCLSFPELYADISRPESTEVEARDLDGNPFRFRCGGLLARAIQHEYDHLQGVLFIDRMSRKTREELKADIDEIQAETKRRIKGAG, from the coding sequence ATCCTGCGCCAAAAAGGAAAGCCTGTGGGCGAAATCACCGCGGAGGTGCGCGCCTTCGTCGCGGATCTTTTCGACACGATGTATGAAGCGAAAGGCATCGGCCTGGCCGCCCAACAGGCGGGACGCGCCTGGCAGATCTTCATCATCGACGTGCGCGGCGTCACCGACCGCCCTTCCACCATCGAGTGGGAGGGCCACCCTCCAGAAGTCGAACGATGCATGCCGCTCGTCTTTATCGATCCCAAAGTCCGCCCCCTGGGCGCCGAGGCGGCCGGTCCGGAAGGCTGCCTGAGTTTTCCGGAACTTTATGCGGACATTTCGCGTCCGGAATCCACGGAGGTGGAAGCCAGGGACTTGGATGGCAATCCATTCCGCTTCCGTTGCGGAGGGTTATTGGCCAGGGCGATTCAGCATGAGTATGATCATTTGCAGGGTGTCCTTTTCATCGATCGCATGTCGAGAAAGACGCGCGAGGAATTGAAAGCGGACATCGACGAGATTCAGGCCGAAACGAAACGCCGGATCAAAGGCGCGGGATGA